From Panicum hallii strain FIL2 chromosome 2, PHallii_v3.1, whole genome shotgun sequence, a single genomic window includes:
- the LOC112883346 gene encoding cysteine-rich receptor-like protein kinase 10, translating to MDGRAVRIPVLLAVLLASAAAQQWVGPWPNCDVTSGNYSAGSAYANSTLRLIFNLQSAASAAPALFASGSTGAGAAAAYGLMLCRGDLSASDCFDCGTRAGQDVQRVCNRTRDAALVYNQCYVRVAGADFLASTNNTGMVPLISGNNISSGVDVAAYDAAVTRLLNATAQYAVKQSPKLFATGQLVGLDSRIPNIWSMAQCAGDLSPALCRKCLDDLVARWWKEFPLNGNGARLAGSRCNLRSELGDVFYTGSPMVKLQLNGEAVVPAPSTDVVPATVGGKNNSAGKLLGIILPIVFVAVVATITVYILNVRKKRRTRGTKLPHITHTVEDFESIKSTLLSLSSLQVATNNFDESNKLGEGGFGSVYKGDLSGQEVAVKRLSKGSGQGLEELKNELVLVAKLHHKNLVRLEGFCLEDGERLLVYEYMPNKSLDTLLFDPEEKRRLDWRKRFNIIEGVARGLQYLHEDSQKKIVHRDMKASNVLLDADMNPKIGDFGLARLFGQDQTRDVTNRIVGTFGYMSPEYVMRGQYSTKSDVFSFGILVVEIVTGQRNTGHYFHEQNEDIISIVWRHWSEGTIAEMIDDSLGRNYSETEVLRCVNIGLLCLQQNPVDRPTMSDVMVMLNGDATSSLPPAARPTFFLDPSSDYSYTSSGTVSHPSAR from the exons ATGGACGGCCGCGCCGTTCGCATCCCCGTCCTGCTAGCAGTGCTCCTCGCGTCGGCCGCCGCGCAGCAGTGGGTGGGCCCGTGGCCGAACTGCGACGTCACCAGCGGCAACTACTCCGCCGGCAGCGCCTACGCGAACAGCACCCTGCGGCTCATCTTCAACCTCCAGTCCGCCGcgtccgccgcgcccgccctcTTCGCGTCCGGCTCCAccggcgcgggcgccgccgccgcctacggGCTCATGCTCTGCCGCGGGGACCTCAGCGCGTCCGACTGCTTCGACTGCGGCACCCGCGCCGGCCAGGACGTGCAGCGGGTCTGCAACCGCACTCGCGACGCCGCGCTCGTCTACAACCAGTGCTACGTCCGCGTCGCCGGCGCCGACTTCCTCGCCTCCACCAACAACACCGGCATGGTGCCGCTCATCAGCGGCAACAACATCAGCAGCGGCGTCGACGTAGCCGCCTACGACGCCGCGGTCACGCGGCTCCTCAACGCGACGGCGCAGTACGCGgtgaagcagtcgcccaagctCTTCGCGACGGGGCAGCTGGTGGGGCTCGACTCGCGCATCCCCAACATCTGGTCCATGGCGCAGTGTGCGGGGGACCTGTCGCCGGCGCTGTGCCGGAAGTGCCTGGATGACCTAGTGGCCCGCTGGTGGAAGGAGTTCCCGCTGAACGGGAACGGCGCGAGGCTTGCCGGTTCGCGCTGCAACCTGAGGTCCGAGCTGGGGGACGTGTTCTACACCGGCAGCCCGATGGTTAAGCTCCAGTTGAACGGCGAGGCGGTCGTTCCGGCACCGTCTACGGATGTTGTGCCGGCCACTGTAGGAG GTAAAAATAATTCAGCTGGCAAACTTCTTGGGATTATATTGCCAATAGTGTTTGTCGCTGTAGTAGCTACCATAACCGTATATATCTTGAATGTGCGTAAAAAGAGAAGAACCCGAGGAACAAAGCTTCCCCACATAA CCCATACAGTTGAGGACTTCGAAAGCATCAAGTCAACATTGTTATCCCTGTCATCACTGCAAGTAGCAACAAATAACTTTGATGAAAGCAACAAACTCGGTGAAGGGGGATTTGGATCAGTTTATAAG GGAGATCTTTCCGGACAAGAAGTGGCCGTGAAGAGGCTGTCCAAGGGTTCAGGTCAGGGGCTAGAAGAACTAAAAAATGAGCTAGTTCTTGTGGCCAAGCTTCATCACAAGAATCTCGTTCGGCTGGAGGGTTTTTGCTTAGAAGACGGGGAGAGATTGCTTGTCTATGAGTACATGCCCAACAAAAGCCTCGATACTTTGCTTTTTG ACCCTGAGGAAAAAAGACGGCTGGATTGGAGGAAAAGATTCAACATAATAGAAGGAGTTGCTCGAGGATTGCAGTATCTTCATGAAGACTCTCAGAAGAAAATCGTCCACCGTGACATGAAAGCGAGCAATGTTTTGTTGGATGCCGATATGAACCCTAAAATTGGTGATTTCGGCCTAGCCAGGCTCTTCGGGCAAGACCAGACACGAGATGTCACGAACCGCATTGTCGGGACATT TGGCTACATGTCTCCTGAGTACGTGATGCGTGGACAGTACTCCACGAAATCAGACGTGTTCAGTTTCGGCATCCTTGTTGTAGAGATCGTAACGGGGCAGAGAAACACCGGACATTACTTCCATGAGCAAAATGAAGACATTATAAGCATC GTATGGAGGCACTGGTCTGAGGGAACAATTGCAGAGATGATAGATGATTCCCTTGGAAGGAACTACTCGGAGACTGAGGTGCTAAGATGCGTTAACATTGGTCTGTTGTGCCTTCAGCAGAATCCCGTGGACAGACCTACAATGTCGGATGTCATGGTGATGCTAAACGGCGATGCTACCAGTTCTCTGCCTCCTGCTGCAAGACCAACATTTTTCTTGGATCCAAGCTCAGACTACTCTTACACTTCTTCCGGTACTGTTTCCCATCCTTCCGCTAGGTAG